From Streptomyces sp. TLI_053, a single genomic window includes:
- a CDS encoding diacylglycerol kinase encodes MTDRRTIARVVLLTNPAAAAGHAEPAAHRATARLRAHGITVDPRAGGSAAESLALAREAVASPSCDALVVVGGDGMINLALQAVAGTDTPLGVIPAGTGNDHARAHGLPRDTPEAAADTVAGGHLRTVDLGRVTAADGTTRWFGSVLASGFDSLVSDRTNRLRWPRGRMRYNLAIAVEFANLRPLPFRITLADGTEIRRDLTLAAVGNTSSYGGGMLICPDADPADGLLDVTLVDAMPRHRIARFFPTLFKGAHVTRPEVTTHRTASLRIDSPGITAYADGEFMAPLPVEVTVVPGALRLLVPEPGPDR; translated from the coding sequence GTGACCGACCGGAGAACCATCGCCCGCGTCGTTCTCCTCACCAACCCGGCCGCCGCGGCCGGCCACGCCGAACCGGCGGCCCACCGCGCCACCGCCCGCCTGCGCGCCCACGGCATCACCGTGGACCCGCGGGCGGGCGGCTCCGCCGCGGAGTCGCTCGCGCTCGCCCGGGAGGCGGTCGCCTCGCCGTCCTGCGACGCCCTGGTCGTCGTCGGCGGCGACGGCATGATCAACCTCGCCCTCCAGGCCGTGGCCGGCACCGACACCCCGCTCGGCGTGATACCCGCCGGCACCGGCAACGACCACGCCCGCGCCCACGGCCTGCCCCGGGACACCCCCGAGGCCGCCGCCGACACCGTCGCCGGCGGCCACCTCCGCACCGTGGACCTCGGCCGGGTCACCGCCGCCGACGGCACCACCCGCTGGTTCGGCTCCGTCCTCGCCAGCGGCTTCGACTCCCTGGTCAGCGACCGCACCAACCGGCTGCGCTGGCCGCGCGGCCGGATGCGCTACAACCTCGCCATCGCCGTGGAGTTCGCCAACCTCCGCCCGCTGCCGTTCCGGATCACCCTCGCCGACGGCACCGAGATCCGCCGTGACCTCACCCTCGCCGCCGTCGGCAACACCAGCAGCTACGGCGGCGGCATGCTCATCTGCCCCGACGCCGACCCCGCCGACGGCCTGCTCGACGTCACCCTCGTCGACGCCATGCCGCGGCACCGGATCGCCCGCTTCTTCCCCACCCTCTTCAAGGGCGCCCACGTCACCCGCCCCGAGGTCACCACCCACCGCACCGCCTCGCTGCGGATCGACTCCCCCGGCATCACCGCCTACGCGGACGGCGAGTTCATGGCACCGCTCCCGGTCGAGGTCACCGTCGTGCCGGGCGCCCTGCGGCTGCTCGTCCCGGAACCCGGTCCGGATCGTTGA
- a CDS encoding tetratricopeptide repeat protein: MRLPDPLRSRIVLVGASTYTDPDLPDLPAVRATVADLAAVFTDPDHGVVPEDHCTVLLDDADLGRVGRKLREAARAAEDLLLVYFTGHGLVGGRRHDLYLALPDSEYGDPDFTSIEYDKLRGTVLNSRATTKIIVLDCCFSGRAVTGTMAAGPSTINRLEVSGTYVLTSAQRDQVSLSPPGEDHTAFSGRLIRLLREGMAGGPEYLTIDDLYQRLVSLMVAEGLPVPLNSTTENANLIALGHNRIYADNVAPALRERQVAAEQQALEGDWAGAAASLQGVLEEQTRLLGAEHEDTLRCRRAHAHCVGGAGDPAEAARLLRPLPAVHARLLGKDHPETLHTRQFLAVNLGEAGHRTEAIAVLRVLLADRSRLLGSEHEDTLRTRHMLARNLALTGAEEEATALLRQLVAERDRVLGTQHPHTVRARKELAVLERGARHGV; encoded by the coding sequence GTGCGCCTGCCGGACCCCTTGCGGTCCCGGATCGTGCTGGTCGGCGCGAGCACGTACACGGACCCGGACCTGCCGGACCTCCCGGCGGTCCGGGCCACCGTGGCCGACCTGGCGGCCGTGTTCACCGACCCGGACCACGGGGTCGTCCCGGAGGACCACTGCACCGTCCTCCTCGACGACGCCGACCTCGGCCGGGTCGGCCGGAAGCTGCGCGAGGCCGCCCGGGCCGCCGAGGACCTGCTGCTGGTCTACTTCACCGGCCACGGACTGGTCGGCGGCCGCCGGCACGACCTCTACCTCGCGCTGCCCGACAGCGAGTACGGCGACCCGGACTTCACCTCGATCGAGTACGACAAGCTGCGCGGCACCGTGCTCAACAGCCGCGCCACCACCAAGATCATCGTGCTGGACTGCTGCTTCTCCGGCCGCGCCGTCACCGGCACCATGGCCGCCGGCCCCAGCACCATCAACCGACTGGAAGTCTCCGGCACCTACGTGCTGACCTCCGCCCAGCGCGACCAGGTCTCGCTCTCCCCGCCCGGCGAGGACCACACCGCCTTCTCCGGACGGCTCATCCGGCTGCTGCGCGAGGGCATGGCCGGCGGCCCGGAATACCTCACCATCGACGACCTCTACCAGCGCCTCGTCAGCCTGATGGTCGCCGAGGGCCTGCCCGTCCCCCTCAACAGCACCACCGAGAACGCCAACCTGATCGCCCTCGGCCACAACCGGATCTACGCCGACAACGTCGCCCCCGCACTGCGCGAGCGGCAGGTGGCCGCCGAACAGCAGGCCCTGGAGGGCGACTGGGCCGGCGCCGCCGCCTCCCTCCAAGGGGTACTCGAGGAGCAGACCCGCCTCCTCGGCGCCGAACACGAGGACACCCTGCGCTGCCGCCGCGCCCACGCCCACTGCGTCGGCGGCGCCGGCGACCCGGCCGAAGCCGCCCGGCTGCTGCGCCCCCTCCCCGCCGTCCACGCCCGCCTGCTCGGCAAGGACCACCCGGAGACCCTGCACACCCGCCAGTTCCTCGCCGTCAACCTCGGCGAGGCCGGCCACCGGACGGAGGCGATCGCCGTGCTCCGGGTCCTCCTGGCCGACCGCAGCCGCCTCCTCGGCAGCGAACACGAGGACACCCTGCGCACCCGGCACATGCTGGCCCGCAACCTCGCGCTGACTGGGGCCGAGGAGGAGGCGACGGCGCTGCTGCGGCAGCTCGTCGCGGAACGCGACCGGGTGCTGGGGACGCAGCACCCGCACACGGTGCGGGCGCGGAAGGAGCTGGCGGTGCTGGAGCGGGGTGCGCGGCATGGGGTTTGA
- a CDS encoding Clp protease N-terminal domain-containing protein: MGFERFNTAARRVLVLAKEEAGAQGYTYIDSGHLLLALLRDEGSPAQQALAALGVSLERARTRVGRLSDVPVLVNAPLQYSSRAQMALDHSAEEATKLGSVRIGPEHLLLALVRSNNGQAMEMLQSFGLNGDQVRLQVITAMTRPVAARAVLPDPPSELSQNLSLSAETGGPDDVVGRRPDIAARAVLPDSLSELSQNLSLSAETGRPADVVGRRPDIDLVLQVLSRRARNVALLVGDPGVGKTSVAVGLAQAVARGEVPERFRGRTVLRLDVTALFTDPRHHGRFTEVMAELVGDILRSSGLVLFLDNALSVVRTREGQAEALAFFRPVFDVPGISVVAAAGSADHRRWERDSGLDRRIQPVPVAEPTPEDVLQILRDARQRLVDHHEVVITDEALAAAARLAHGYLPGHALPGAAIDLLDEASAHVRSGPVAPGTTPSVTEDAVTRTAGTSAALPVAPRPPVLSPPVPHDPTVWAMS; encoded by the coding sequence ATGGGGTTTGAGAGGTTCAACACCGCTGCACGACGGGTTCTCGTCCTGGCGAAGGAAGAGGCCGGGGCGCAGGGCTACACCTACATCGACTCCGGACACCTGCTGCTGGCCCTCCTGCGCGACGAGGGCAGCCCCGCCCAGCAGGCCCTCGCGGCCCTCGGGGTGTCACTCGAACGCGCCCGGACACGGGTGGGACGACTCAGTGACGTGCCGGTCCTCGTCAACGCTCCCCTCCAATACAGCTCCAGGGCCCAGATGGCTCTGGACCATTCCGCCGAGGAGGCTACGAAGCTCGGCAGCGTCCGCATCGGCCCCGAACACCTGCTACTTGCGCTCGTGCGGTCGAACAATGGCCAAGCAATGGAGATGCTGCAGTCCTTCGGGCTCAACGGCGATCAGGTACGCCTCCAGGTGATCACCGCTATGACACGGCCGGTCGCTGCGCGCGCAGTTCTTCCCGACCCACCGTCCGAGCTGAGCCAGAACCTCAGCCTGTCCGCCGAGACCGGAGGGCCCGACGACGTGGTCGGCCGTCGACCGGACATCGCTGCGCGCGCAGTTCTTCCGGACTCACTGTCCGAGCTGAGCCAGAACCTCAGCCTGTCCGCCGAGACCGGCAGGCCCGCAGACGTGGTCGGCCGTCGACCGGACATCGATCTCGTCCTCCAAGTACTCAGCCGACGGGCCCGCAACGTCGCACTGCTGGTGGGTGATCCCGGGGTGGGGAAGACCAGCGTCGCGGTCGGGCTCGCCCAGGCCGTCGCCCGGGGCGAGGTGCCCGAGCGGTTCCGGGGCCGGACCGTGCTCCGCCTCGACGTCACCGCGCTGTTCACCGACCCCCGGCACCACGGGCGCTTCACCGAGGTGATGGCCGAACTGGTGGGCGACATCCTCCGGTCCTCGGGCCTCGTCCTCTTCCTCGACAACGCCCTCTCCGTCGTCCGCACCCGGGAGGGGCAGGCCGAGGCGCTGGCCTTCTTCCGGCCGGTGTTCGACGTGCCCGGCATCTCCGTGGTCGCGGCCGCCGGATCCGCCGACCACCGGCGGTGGGAGCGGGACTCGGGGCTCGACCGGAGGATCCAGCCGGTACCGGTGGCCGAACCGACGCCCGAGGACGTCCTGCAGATCCTGCGCGACGCCCGGCAGCGGCTCGTCGACCACCACGAGGTCGTGATCACCGACGAGGCGTTGGCGGCGGCCGCCCGGCTCGCGCACGGATATCTCCCCGGACACGCCCTGCCCGGCGCCGCGATCGACCTGCTGGACGAGGCGAGCGCGCACGTCCGCTCCGGGCCGGTGGCTCCCGGCACCACGCCGAGCGTCACCGAGGACGCGGTGACCCGGACCGCCGGCACGTCGGCCGCCCTCCCGGTCGCTCCCCGCCCGCCGGTGCTCTCCCCACCCGTCCCGCACGACCCGACCGTCTGGGCCATGAGCTGA
- a CDS encoding helix-turn-helix transcriptional regulator: MDFPSTLRERRTGRRLSQLELAGRAGTTQRHLSFMESGRSAPGRGMVVRLAESLDLSLRERNELLLSAGYAPVYAECPLDGPELAPVRSALGHILEGHLPYPAVVVDGRGDIVAANAALGLLTEGIAPELLGRGANAYRLALHPAGLAPRIVNFAAWSRHVLAATSRLTELHDELAGYVPPLDESPPARDPLGFAVPLHLRSPYGELHLMTTVTTFATAVDVTLAELRLEAFLPVDEPTAAALRAYAELEPGDQSPGNW, from the coding sequence GTGGACTTCCCCAGTACGCTCCGAGAGCGCCGCACCGGACGCCGTCTCAGCCAGCTCGAGCTTGCCGGTCGGGCGGGTACTACCCAGCGCCACCTCAGCTTCATGGAGTCGGGGCGGTCGGCGCCCGGGCGCGGCATGGTCGTCCGGCTCGCCGAGTCGCTCGACCTGTCGCTGCGCGAACGCAACGAGCTCCTGCTGTCGGCCGGTTATGCCCCCGTGTACGCGGAGTGCCCGCTCGACGGGCCCGAGCTGGCGCCCGTCCGGTCCGCCCTCGGTCACATCCTGGAGGGCCATCTCCCTTATCCCGCCGTGGTGGTGGACGGCCGGGGCGACATCGTCGCCGCCAACGCCGCGCTCGGACTGCTGACCGAGGGGATCGCACCGGAGCTGCTCGGCCGGGGTGCGAACGCCTACCGGCTCGCCCTTCACCCGGCCGGGCTCGCCCCGAGGATCGTCAACTTCGCGGCGTGGTCCCGGCACGTCCTGGCGGCCACCTCCCGCCTGACCGAGCTGCACGACGAACTGGCGGGTTATGTGCCGCCGTTGGACGAGTCCCCGCCCGCCCGGGATCCGTTGGGGTTCGCCGTTCCGCTCCATCTGCGCAGCCCGTACGGCGAGTTGCACCTGATGACCACGGTGACCACGTTCGCCACCGCCGTCGACGTCACGCTCGCCGAACTGCGACTGGAGGCGTTCCTGCCGGTCGACGAGCCGACGGCCGCCGCCCTGCGTGCCTATGCGGAGTTGGAGCCGGGGGATCAGAGCCCGGGGAACTGGTAG
- a CDS encoding DUF2252 domain-containing protein, producing MTSPTERRRRGRAARERVPRSAHGPWIPAADRPDPLAVLARQAEDRLADLGPIRYGRMAESPFAFLRGSAAVMAADLAAVPDTGITVQLCGDAHLLNFGVYASPERALLFDVNDFDETYPGPFEWDVKRLAASVAVAARDNGHSEEQVRRAAFTAAQGYAVAVRRLAGMGELDVWYARIDAEDILPLVHKASRRKRVEANLDKARRRTSLQAFGKLTEKGEDGRRRIVDDPPLIERLPEDELRKLGKIYGDYRATLAEDRRVLLDRFQLVDVARKVVGVGSVGTRCFILLLSGRDERDPLFLQIKEAGRSVLEDHLPVSRPSAEAPVVHGGRRVVTGQHLMQAASDIFLGWTTGPAGRHFYGRQLRDMKGSADVARMTPADLRQYADLCGRTLARAHARSGDRFAVAGYLGRSDAFAEAIADFSVRYADRTAADHAELLAAVDAGTVTAHRGV from the coding sequence ATGACCAGTCCGACCGAACGCCGGCGGCGCGGCCGGGCCGCCCGCGAACGCGTACCGCGTTCCGCCCACGGCCCCTGGATCCCCGCAGCCGACCGGCCCGACCCGCTGGCCGTCCTGGCCCGGCAGGCCGAGGACCGGCTCGCCGACCTCGGCCCGATCCGCTACGGCCGGATGGCCGAGTCGCCGTTCGCCTTCCTGCGCGGCTCCGCCGCCGTCATGGCCGCCGACCTGGCGGCCGTCCCGGACACCGGGATCACGGTCCAACTCTGCGGCGACGCACATCTGTTGAACTTCGGCGTGTACGCCTCGCCGGAGCGTGCGCTGCTCTTCGACGTCAACGACTTCGACGAGACCTACCCCGGCCCGTTCGAGTGGGACGTCAAGCGTCTCGCCGCCAGCGTCGCCGTCGCCGCCCGCGACAACGGCCACAGCGAGGAGCAGGTCCGCCGGGCCGCGTTCACCGCCGCGCAGGGCTACGCCGTCGCCGTGCGCCGCCTCGCCGGGATGGGTGAACTCGACGTCTGGTACGCCCGGATCGACGCCGAGGACATCCTGCCGCTGGTCCACAAGGCCAGTCGCCGCAAGCGCGTCGAGGCCAACCTGGACAAGGCCCGCCGCCGCACCAGCCTCCAGGCCTTCGGCAAGCTCACCGAGAAGGGCGAGGACGGCCGGCGTCGGATCGTCGACGACCCGCCGCTGATCGAGCGGCTGCCGGAGGACGAGCTGCGGAAGCTCGGCAAGATCTACGGCGACTACCGGGCCACCCTCGCCGAGGACCGCCGCGTCCTGCTCGACCGGTTCCAACTGGTGGACGTCGCCCGCAAGGTGGTCGGGGTCGGCAGCGTCGGCACCCGCTGCTTCATCCTGCTGCTGTCCGGGCGGGACGAGCGCGATCCGCTGTTCCTGCAGATCAAGGAGGCGGGGCGGTCCGTGTTGGAGGACCACCTGCCCGTCTCGCGGCCGTCCGCCGAGGCCCCGGTGGTCCACGGCGGCCGCCGGGTCGTCACCGGGCAGCACCTCATGCAGGCGGCCAGCGACATCTTCCTCGGCTGGACCACCGGCCCGGCCGGGCGGCACTTCTACGGCCGCCAGCTGCGCGACATGAAGGGCTCGGCGGACGTCGCCCGGATGACGCCCGCCGATTTGCGGCAGTACGCCGACCTCTGCGGCCGCACCCTCGCCCGCGCTCACGCCCGCTCCGGTGACCGGTTCGCGGTCGCCGGCTACCTGGGCCGCTCGGACGCCTTCGCCGAGGCCATCGCCGACTTCTCGGTCCGGTACGCCGACCGGACCGCCGCCGACCACGCCGAACTGCTGGCGGCGGTCGACGCCGGCACGGTGACGGCGCACCGGGGCGTCTGA
- a CDS encoding multicopper oxidase domain-containing protein — translation MNRRRFLGAGVAVLGAGAVGALAGPATARLLAEARPGRLLSSAVPLPAAFQVPLPVPAVLAPVRSDATADHYELTQQIARLEILPGLRTEAWTYGGTFPGPTVVARSGREMVVRHRNELAVPTVVHLHGGHTPAESDGYPVDLLLPVGSSADRSTWAAHADQSGHAMAGMAGMAGTAGAADRSRTVTGERTYGYPCRQRAATLWYHDHRMGFTGPGVWRGLAGFHLVRDEEEDALPLPRGERELPLMLADRSFAADGSFAYPAADATLAVPGVTEDYMNGVLGDVVLVNGAPWPRAEVDRARYRLRVLNASNTRLYRLELDPQPSGGGALVQIGGDGGLLEQPIAHDAVEIAPAERFDLVVDFSRYPAGTQVRLMNRFGSGRTEEVMLFDVSSRPVRDDSTVPERLCTLERLDPAAAVTTRVFGFRRSRNAGWTINNQPYEPGRSLARPALGTTEIWRFFSDVHHPVHVHLNAFQVLSRNGKDPGPYDAGWKDTVDLRPAEAVEVLVRFTDYAGTYMLHCHNLEHEDMAMMADFVVE, via the coding sequence GTGAACCGCCGCCGGTTCCTCGGTGCGGGCGTGGCCGTGCTCGGCGCGGGCGCCGTCGGGGCCCTCGCCGGTCCGGCGACCGCCCGGCTCCTGGCCGAGGCGCGGCCGGGCCGGCTGCTGAGCAGCGCGGTCCCGCTGCCGGCGGCGTTCCAGGTGCCGCTGCCCGTTCCGGCGGTGCTCGCCCCCGTCCGCTCCGACGCCACCGCGGACCACTACGAGCTCACCCAGCAGATCGCCCGGCTGGAGATCCTGCCCGGCCTGCGGACCGAGGCCTGGACGTACGGCGGGACCTTCCCCGGCCCGACCGTGGTGGCCCGCTCCGGCCGGGAGATGGTGGTGCGGCACCGCAACGAGCTGGCGGTGCCCACGGTGGTCCACCTCCACGGCGGCCACACGCCGGCGGAGAGCGACGGCTACCCGGTGGACCTGCTGCTCCCGGTCGGCTCGTCCGCCGACCGCTCCACCTGGGCCGCCCACGCCGACCAGTCCGGCCACGCGATGGCGGGCATGGCGGGCATGGCGGGAACGGCGGGCGCCGCGGACCGCTCCCGGACCGTCACCGGCGAGCGCACGTACGGCTACCCCTGCCGGCAGCGCGCCGCCACCCTCTGGTACCACGACCACCGGATGGGCTTCACCGGCCCCGGCGTGTGGCGTGGCCTGGCCGGCTTCCACCTGGTCCGCGACGAGGAGGAGGACGCCCTGCCGCTGCCGCGCGGCGAACGCGAGCTCCCCCTGATGCTCGCCGACCGGTCCTTCGCCGCCGACGGCTCCTTCGCCTACCCCGCCGCCGACGCGACCCTCGCCGTCCCCGGCGTCACCGAGGACTACATGAACGGTGTCCTCGGCGACGTCGTCCTGGTCAACGGCGCCCCCTGGCCGCGCGCCGAGGTCGACCGGGCGCGCTACCGGCTGCGCGTGCTCAACGCCTCCAACACGCGCCTCTACCGGCTCGAACTCGACCCGCAGCCGTCCGGCGGCGGCGCCCTGGTCCAGATCGGCGGCGACGGCGGCCTGCTGGAGCAGCCGATCGCGCACGACGCGGTCGAGATCGCGCCCGCCGAGCGCTTCGACCTGGTGGTCGACTTCTCCCGCTACCCGGCCGGCACCCAGGTCCGGCTGATGAACCGGTTCGGCAGCGGCCGGACGGAGGAGGTCATGCTCTTCGACGTCTCCTCGCGGCCGGTGCGCGACGACTCGACGGTCCCCGAACGGCTCTGCACCCTGGAGCGGCTCGACCCTGCCGCGGCCGTCACCACCCGGGTCTTCGGCTTCCGGCGCAGCCGCAACGCGGGCTGGACGATCAACAACCAGCCCTACGAGCCGGGCCGCTCGCTCGCCCGGCCTGCGCTCGGTACCACCGAGATCTGGCGGTTCTTCTCGGACGTCCACCACCCCGTCCACGTGCACCTGAACGCCTTCCAGGTGCTGTCGCGCAACGGCAAGGACCCGGGGCCGTACGACGCGGGCTGGAAGGACACCGTGGACCTGCGGCCGGCCGAGGCGGTGGAGGTGCTGGTGCGGTTCACCGACTACGCGGGGACGTACATGCTGCACTGCCACAACCTGGAGCACGAGGACATGGCGATGATGGCGGACTTCGTGGTCGAGTGA